Sequence from the Clostridium saccharobutylicum DSM 13864 genome:
CTAAAGAAACTTCTGTCCAAGCTGAAGAAATGGTAAACATAACAGAAGTCCTGAATGAATTTGGATTAAAGCTTGAATCAACTGCTAATTTAATATATGATTTAAATTCTCATGGTGAAATTATAAATTATAGTGTAAAAAAAAGTCATAAAACTCTTGAAAACTTGGAATCGTTCATTCACGATCTTACTTATTCATTTAAAGATATAATAATCAAAATAAAGGGATTAAACGATCATTTATCACAAATAAACGAAATTACAGATTTAATAAATGATATTGCAGATCAAACAAACCTGCTTGCTCTTAATGCAACAATAGAAGCATCGCGAGCTGGAGAGGCTGGAAAAGGATTTTCTATTGTTGCTGAAGAAATTACAAAATTAGCTGAACAATCTAAATCCTCATGTTTACACATAAATTCTTTATTTGAACAAATTGCAAATTATAATGTTAATATTTTTCAAGCATCAAATAAGGTAAACACTAATCTTGACCATCAAGGAAAAGTTGTCAATACATATATAAAAGATTTTAAACAAATTGTTTCACATATAGAAAACATGCTACCAAAAATCACACAAATAAATAGTATTATTGAAATTATAAATAACGATAAAAAACAAATTTTAGATAGTGTTGAAACTTCAACTGCTTCTTCACAAGAAATATCTGCTTCTACTGAGGAAATAACTGCATCAGTAGAAGAATTAAATGAATCTTCTCAGAAAGTTGTATTATCGGTTGAACAATTAAGTAGTATAACACAAGATTTAGATAATTATATAAATTATTTTAAAATAGTTTAATTTACAACCACTTTTTAAGTATAAATATATTAATCAATTCTCATTCACATAAACTAGCACAATGCTCTATTGCTTGAATAAATGTTGCAAAAAGCCTGTACCACTTTTGTTAAAATTAGTACAGGCTATTATGCAAGAACTAATTACAGCATTGTGCAAATATTGTAATTAAATCTAAATTACAATTAACTTTTCTCATTTAAAATGTGTTTTTAACAAACATATTTAATAATAATTATATTTTTTACTATTAAAATATAATTATTATAATTCTATTATTTAAGTTTATATTCCTTATATAACTTCCAAGTATTTTCTTCCCATTTATAAATAGTGATATTATCAAATAAGCAGTAAAATTCACAAGGATATTTATGTACATATTCCCATACCTTATAAAACAATGGTTTTAGCCTCTTTGATGCTAAAGTTACATGAAAGGTTTTATCTTTTCCATCTTTATTTTCAAATTTAATATAATGTAATGTATTCATCTTATCTATTAATTTATCATGAACATTTTTAGCTTCTTTTGACATATTAACATTCATATATATTACTCTATCATCAAAATGACCGTAGTTGTTTATCATAAAAGATTCTGCTTTCTCATTTTGACAAAACTCTTCAAGAATTTTATTAAGATCTGTAATTTCTTTATCATATTCAAAAGGTGCTTTGATAGTAAAATGAGCTGGAAGTTTTGATGATCTTGTCTTAAAATTTTGCATAAGCTCTTTTCTTAAATTGTTATTAAAATCTCCTGCTCTTCCTTTTAATATACAAACAATTACGTACCTCATTCTTTTTCTCCTTATCAAAATAATTTATAATATTATATTAGTATACCCTTACATTATATTTCAATTCATCTCTTAATACTTATTGAAACGCTGATTTATTTTGATGAAGGTATTGTATTTTAAATTTATAAGATAGTGTAAGATATTATATTGTAAATATTAAGAATTGTATTTATTTTACCACTTATTATTATGTTGAATGAAAAAATTGTAAAGTATACAAGTCATTCTTTTGTCATATTTTTATTATTATTATTATCCACTTTTTAATATTTCAAGTTGTGTCAAAGTATTTTCTATACCACTTTCATTCATTTTAGGGAAGATGTATATTTCATGAAAATCTCCATTTACTTTGATATTATTTTCATTTATATATTTTATAATTTGATTATAATGCTCATTGCACTCAAACCACTTACCTTCAAAATATACTGTTAAATATTCTCCCTCTGGCAAAGTAATTATATTTCTCTTATCTTTCAAGGCATTTTCATCAATATTAATCATTATATTTTTATATGTAATTTTCTCTTCTCTATTATTATAAGATGTAATAGTCGATAATTCATAATTTAAAATTTCCGATTTTTTTTCGATACCTAACATTACATTTCTACAACTGAATTCTAATTCATCACTACTATTTGAAATAAAATCATAACATATATATTTTCTCTCTTTATTATACTTAATAAAGACTTTATTAAATTCATGTTCAATGATTGAAGATATACTACTTTTAATAGAATCTACATGATTTTTTATTCTGTTCATGTCTTTCAATTTATCTTCCATAATTTCTTGTTGGGTATTTATTATATGAAGTATTTCTTCCATAGATAAATTTGTACCAATAAAATCTTTTATTTGTTCTAAAGACAAACCTATACCCTTACAATATTTAATTATATCAATCTGAAGAAATTGTTCTATAGTATAATATCTATAATTGCTCTTTTCATTTATAACTTTAGGTTTGAGCAAACCTATTTTATCGTAGTATCTCAAAGTTTGAATCGATATATTATGAAGTTTTGACATTTCTCCAATAGAAAAATTATTCATCCATTACCACCTTTATTTCTTTATCTTACCTTATACTGATATAGCTTTTTTAGTATTAGTTTTTATATTAGCAAAAATATTTATTGCTATAAAAGACAATATCTCTGAAAATATCATGCCTGCCCATATTCCATTTATACCATAAAAATGTGCAAATAAAAATAAAACTATTGGCAAAAATATAAAAGATCTGAAGGAACAAATTAAATTAGAGAATTTAGGCATTTCTATAGATTGATAATACATTGATGTACTTAGATTTAATCCTATGATAATATAAGCCAAACTTGTTATATTAAGTCCATTATAAGTTATATTTATTAATTGAGCATCTCCTGTGAATAGGCCTATAAATTTACTTCCA
This genomic interval carries:
- a CDS encoding 2'-5' RNA ligase family protein, producing the protein MRYVIVCILKGRAGDFNNNLRKELMQNFKTRSSKLPAHFTIKAPFEYDKEITDLNKILEEFCQNEKAESFMINNYGHFDDRVIYMNVNMSKEAKNVHDKLIDKMNTLHYIKFENKDGKDKTFHVTLASKRLKPLFYKVWEYVHKYPCEFYCLFDNITIYKWEENTWKLYKEYKLK
- a CDS encoding MerR family transcriptional regulator, encoding MNNFSIGEMSKLHNISIQTLRYYDKIGLLKPKVINEKSNYRYYTIEQFLQIDIIKYCKGIGLSLEQIKDFIGTNLSMEEILHIINTQQEIMEDKLKDMNRIKNHVDSIKSSISSIIEHEFNKVFIKYNKERKYICYDFISNSSDELEFSCRNVMLGIEKKSEILNYELSTITSYNNREEKITYKNIMINIDENALKDKRNIITLPEGEYLTVYFEGKWFECNEHYNQIIKYINENNIKVNGDFHEIYIFPKMNESGIENTLTQLEILKSG